The Streptococcus oralis genome segment GCAAGTGTCCATCTCTCTTGGTGGGATAAAGGTTTCCAGGAAGAATGGGCACGATTTGAAGCTGTGCTGAAAGGTTTGAACAAACCTCTGATTTTAGCTGGTGATTTCAATAACCCAGCTGGTCAGGAAGGCTACCAAGCGATTTTAGCTAGTCCACTGGATTTGCAAGATGCTTTTGAAGTTGCTAAGGAGAGAAGCGGTAGCTATACCGTTCCACCAGAAATTGATGGTTGGAAAGGCAATACCGAACCGCTTCGAATTGACTATGTCTTTACAACGAAAGAGTTAGAAGTAGAAAGCTTGCATGTAGTTTTTGATGGTCAAAATGGTCCACAAGTCAGTGACCACTATGGTTTGAATGCTATTTTAAATTGGAAATAGAAAATGAAAGGGATTACTCCCTTTCATTTTTTGCTATTCGGACTTAACTACTGAAAATGTTCAAAATATGGTATAATGGTTGGAAGAATAGAATCGAGGATAGTATGTCATTTACGAAATTTCAGTTTAAAAACTATATAGAAAAGGCTTTGGAGGAGTTGAAATTTACAACTCCGACAGAGGTTCAAGATAAGTTAATTCCTATTGTCTTGGCAGGTCGTGACTTGGTCGGTGAGTCAAAAACAGGTTCAGGAAAGACCCACACTTTCCTACTTCCCATTTTCCAGCAATTGGATGAAAAGAGCGATAGTGTGCAAGCAGTGATTACGGCTCCAAGTCGTGAGTTAGCTACTCAGATTTACCAAGCAGCTCGTCAGATTGCAGTCCACTCAGATGTTGAAGTCCGTGTGGTTAATTGTGTGGGTGGTACGGATAAGGCGCGTCAGATTGAAAAACTTGCCAGCAACCAACCACATATCGTTATCGGAACGCCAGGGCGTATCTATGACTTGGTCAAATCTGGTGATTTGGCTATTCACAAGGCTAAGACTTTTGTAATTGATGAAGCCGATATGACCTTGGATATGGGATTTTTGGAGACCGTTGATAAGATTGCAGGAAGTCTTCCAAAAAACTTGCAATTCATGGTTTTTTCAGCAACTATTCCAAAAAACTTGCAACCGTTCTTGAAAAAATACTTGTCAAATCCTGTCATGGAAAAAATCAAGACTAAGACAGTCATCTCAGATACGATTGACAATTGGTTGATTTCGACCAAGGGCCGCGACAAGAATGCTCAAATTTACCAGCTGACTCAGTTGATGCAGCCTTATTTGGCAATGATTTTTGTTAACACAAAAACACGTGCTGATGAGTTACATGCCTACTTGACTGCTCAAGGCTTGAAGGTAGCTAAGATTCATGGGGATATTGCTCCTCGCGAGCGCAAGCGGATTATGAATCAGGTGAAAAATCTGGATTTCGAGTACATTGTCGCAACAGACTTGGCGGCGCGTGGGATTGATATTGAAGGTGTCAGTCATGTTATCAATGATGCCATTCCGCAAGACTTGTCCTTCTTTGTACACCGAGTTGGACGGACTGGGCGCAACGGTCTACCTGGTACAGCTATTACTCTTTACCAGCCAAGTGATGACTCGGATATCCGTGAGTTGGAGAAATTAGGAATCAAGTTTACTCCTAAGATGGTCAAAGATGGAGAGTTTCAAGATACCTATGATCGTGATCGTCGTGCCAACCGTGAAAAGAAGCAGGATAAGCTTGATATCGAAATGATTGGTTTGGTCAAAAAGAAAAAGAAAAAAGTTAAACCGGGTTATAAGAAGAAAATCAAATGGGCGGTTGATGAAAAACGCCGCAAAACCAAGCGTGCTGAAAATCGCGCACGTGGCCGTGCAGAGCGGAAAGCCAAACGCCAAACATTTTAAGAACAAATTGGAGTTGAATGGCTCCTTCGCTAAATTTCAAATTCAAGTTAGCCAGCAAGAAGTCTTCTCTAGGAGACTTGTAGTCCAAGCATTTTTTAGAATAGTTGTTGATCCAATTTTCGATGAAGGCGACTTCTTTAGGAGTCGTTTTCTTAGTTCCTGTAGGTAACCATCTACGAATGAGCCTATTGTGATTCTTATTGACTCCCCTTTCCCAAGAGGCATAGGGGTGTGCATAGTAGATATGCTCCTTAGAAAATACATCAGATAAGCGGTTGAATTCCGTTCCATTATCTGCCGTGATGGAAAGAATTTGATGCTGTTTTAAGATGAGTTTTAGAGCCTGATTGACGGACTCAGCGCTTTTATTTGGAATTAATCGAATAATTTGGTGTCTGCTCCTTCGATCCGTCAAGACAAGCAAGCAGTGGTTTTTCGCTCTTGTAAGTAAAACCGTATCAATCTCATAGTGACCATTCTCCAATCGAAGATTGATAGCCTTAGGGCGCTGTTCGATAGACTTCCCAGCAGGTTTAAAGTGGGTGCCAGCTTGTTTCTTGACAGTTTTTCCTTTTCTAGGATAGAGGAGCTTTTCCAAGCAGAGAGGCGATTTCTCTATTTGATTTTCCTTCATTTTTCCATCGTTCGATTAAACGACGGCTATGGATTGTCAAGTGTTTGCCTTTTGTAGTATAATTGTTTTGCATCTCTGTGCCTTTCTTGTGTTTGTGGTGAACAACAAGTATAACACAGAGATGTTTTCTTATTCCTAAATGATCTTTCATTTGACAACATCTTCAAACCTATTATCAAATGAAATCAGGAGCTAACTATAAGTTAGTTAAATCATTACATTTTTAGGAAGGCTGGGTGGCTAACTTCATTATAGAACTTTCAAATTTCTAAGCAATAGAGTTATTTTTTCACTTTTATCTTTTTTCTCTTGCCATCTACTAGCTTTTCTAGTATAATAGTTTATTGTGAGCAAACCTCACTTACCCCTTGCAAAGACTAGGGGTCATTAGACCAAAAGGAGGAACATATCAATGGCTAAATACGAAATTCTTTATATCATTCGTCCAAACATTGAAGAAGAAGCGAAAAACGCTTTGGTAGCACGTTTTGACTCTATCTTGACTGACAACGGTGCAACTGTTGTTGAATCAAAATCATGGGAAAAACGTCGTCTTGCATACGAAATCCAAGATTTCCGTGAAGGACTTTACCACATCGTTAACGTTGAAGCAAACGACGACGCAGCTCTTAAAGAGTTTGACCGTCTTTCAAAAATCAACGCTGACATTCTTCGTCACATGATCGTCAAACTTGACGCGTAAGAAGGTAGATTATGATTAACAATGTTGTACTTGTAGGGCGTATGACTCGTGACGCTGAGTTACGCTATACCCCATCAAATGTAGCAGTTGCGACTTTTACTCTTGCAGTAAACCGTACATTCAAGAGTCAAAATGGCGAACGTGAGGCTGATTTCATCAATGTCGTTATGTGGCGCCAACAGGCTGAAAATCTTGCTAACTGGGCTAAAAAAGGCTCTCTTATCGGGATCACAGGTCGTATCCAGACTCGTAGTTACGATAACCAGCAAGGACAACGTGTCTACGTAACAGAAGTCGTGGCTGAGAATTTCCAAATGTTGGAAAGCCGCGGAGTGCGTGAAGGACATTCAGGTGGAGCTTATTCTGCACCAACTGCTGGCCAATCAGCACCTGCAAACCCAGTACCAGACTTTTCACGTTCTGAAAATCCATTTGGAGCAACCAATCCATTGGACATTTCAGATGATGATTTACCATTCTAATGGACAATTAATACTATAAAGGAGAAAAAACATGGCTCAACAACGTCGTGGCGGATTCAAACGCCGTAAAAAAGTTGATTACATCGCAGCAAACAAAATTGAATATGTTGATTACAAAGATACTGAGCTTCTTAGCCGTTTCGTTTCAGAACGTGGGAAAATCCTTCCTCGTCGTGTAACAGGAACTTCAGCTAAAAACCAACGTAAAGTAACAACAGCTATCAAACGCGCTCGCGTAATGGCTTTGATGCCTTTCGTAAACGAAGATTAAAAAAAAGACCCTTATGGGTCTTTTTTTCAGGTCCAGTGGACCTCTTTTTTACGAGCTTTGAAATGAGGGAGCGAGTTCAGGTCCTGAGGACCTCTTTTTCAGATTTTTATGGGTATCTGTTAGAAACAGCTACTTTTTGACCTAGTAGAATTTTAATTTTAGCCAGCTAGTTCTTTTTCTTTTTATCTTCATTCTCATGCTATAATGGTAGGAGAAAACTTTAAAGGATCAGCTTATGAAGACAATATGTTCAATTAGAGAAATGCAAGAATCTGACATTAAAGATCTATCCCAAGGTTTTATCAATCAAGGTTGGCCGAGTAGAGAAGAAATTTTGGCTAGATATTTTCTTGAACAAGAATGTAGGGAGAGAGAAGTCTTAGTTGCAGAGGTTGGGGGTGCTTTAGCAGGTTATATCACAATTTTGCCCTGCGCTAAGCAGGGGCCTTTTGCAGAAATCTATCCAGAACTCTCAGATTTCAATGTCTTTGAGCCCTTTCAAAATTAAGGTATTGGAAATCTCTTGCTGGAAGAAGCAGAAAAACGAGTTAGGCTCATATCGGATAAGGTGACCCTTGGTGTTGGTCTCCATTCAGGGTATGGACCTGCCCAGAGATTGTACATCAAACGAGGCTATATTCCAGATGGAACAGGAGTTTGGTATCGAAACCAACCGTTGGAAATGAATGTCACTATTCAAAATAATGATGATTTAGTTCTGTATTTATCCAAAGAATTTGAATAAGAGGTAGCGAATTTTTTGAAGATATGGGATTTCTCTACTTTATGGTATAATGGAAAGAGTTAGATTGAAAGAGGTAGAGAGATGGATGCGAAATTAAAATACAAGGCAAAGAAGATTAAGATTGTCTTCTTTGATATTGATGACACCCTGCGTACGTCAAAGACAGGTTTTATTCCAGCTACGATTCCCACGGTTTTTAAGCAGTTGCGAGAAAAAGGGATTTTAACAGGAATCGCCTCTGGGCGTGGCATTTTTGGTGTTGTTCCAGAGATTCAAGATCTCAAGCCTGACTTTTTTGTAACTCTGAATGGTGCCTACATAGAAGATAAAAAAGGAAATGTCGTTTATCAGCATCAGATTGAGAAGTCAGATGTAGAAGAGTACATTTCTTGGACCAAAAAAGAGGGGATTGAATACGGCTTGGTTGGTAGCCATGACGCCAAACTCTCCACGCGAACAGAGTTGATCAGTCAGGCTATTGATCCGATTTATCCAAACTTAGATGTGGATCCGGATTTCCATGAAAAAGTAGATATTTATCAGATGTGGACCTTTGAAGATAAAGGAGATAGCTTGCACTTACCAGAGTCCTTATCAGATAAACTTCGCATGGTGCGTTGGCATGAACATTCATCTGATATCGTGCCGATTTCAGGATCCAAAGCAACTGGTGTGGCAAAGGTGGTAGAACATCTAGGCTTGAAACCAGAGAATGTTATGGTCTTTGGGGATGGTCTCAATGACTTGGAACTCTTTGATTATGCTGGAATCAGTATTGCTATGGGTGTTTCCCATGATAAAATTAAAGAAAAAGCAGATTATATTACAAAAACAATAGAAGAAGATGGCATTTTTGATGCCTTAGAAGGATTTGGTATGGTAGAAAAAGAATTGCATTTCCCACAAGTAGAAATTGAAACAGTAGAAGGTCCCCTTGCGACTATTAAGACAAATCACGGAGACTTGCGTATCAAGCTCTTCCCTGAACAGGCTCCCAAAACAGTGGCCAACTTTGTTGCTCTTTCAAAAGACGGTTACTATGATGGTGTCATTTTCCATCGTATTATCAAGGACTTTATGATCCAAGGTGGAGACCCAACTGGTACTGGTATGGGTGGTGAGTCAATCTACGGCGACTCTTTTGAAGATGAATTTTCAGAAGAACTTTATAATGTTCGTGGGGCTCTTTCTATGGCCAATGCTGGGCCAAATACCAATGGCAGTCAGTTCTTTATTGTGCAAAACCAACACTTGCCATACTCTAAGAAAGAGATTGCGCGTGGTGGTTGGCCTGAACCAATCGCTGAAATCTATGCAGAGAAAGGTGGAACTCCTCACCTTGACCGTCGTCACACTGTTTTTGGGCAATTGGTCGATGCAGAATCTTTTGCAGTCTTGGATGCCATTGCAGCCGTTGAAACTGGTGCTATGGACAAGCCAGTTGAAGATGTAGTTATTGAAACGATTGAAATTGAGGACTAATATGAAAATTGGTGATAAGCTAAAGGGGCGTA includes the following:
- a CDS encoding bifunctional Cof-type HAD-IIB family hydrolase/peptidylprolyl isomerase, which codes for MDAKLKYKAKKIKIVFFDIDDTLRTSKTGFIPATIPTVFKQLREKGILTGIASGRGIFGVVPEIQDLKPDFFVTLNGAYIEDKKGNVVYQHQIEKSDVEEYISWTKKEGIEYGLVGSHDAKLSTRTELISQAIDPIYPNLDVDPDFHEKVDIYQMWTFEDKGDSLHLPESLSDKLRMVRWHEHSSDIVPISGSKATGVAKVVEHLGLKPENVMVFGDGLNDLELFDYAGISIAMGVSHDKIKEKADYITKTIEEDGIFDALEGFGMVEKELHFPQVEIETVEGPLATIKTNHGDLRIKLFPEQAPKTVANFVALSKDGYYDGVIFHRIIKDFMIQGGDPTGTGMGGESIYGDSFEDEFSEELYNVRGALSMANAGPNTNGSQFFIVQNQHLPYSKKEIARGGWPEPIAEIYAEKGGTPHLDRRHTVFGQLVDAESFAVLDAIAAVETGAMDKPVEDVVIETIEIED
- the ssbA gene encoding single-stranded DNA-binding protein SsbA; translation: MINNVVLVGRMTRDAELRYTPSNVAVATFTLAVNRTFKSQNGEREADFINVVMWRQQAENLANWAKKGSLIGITGRIQTRSYDNQQGQRVYVTEVVAENFQMLESRGVREGHSGGAYSAPTAGQSAPANPVPDFSRSENPFGATNPLDISDDDLPF
- the rpsR gene encoding 30S ribosomal protein S18; translation: MAQQRRGGFKRRKKVDYIAANKIEYVDYKDTELLSRFVSERGKILPRRVTGTSAKNQRKVTTAIKRARVMALMPFVNED
- the rpsF gene encoding 30S ribosomal protein S6, coding for MAKYEILYIIRPNIEEEAKNALVARFDSILTDNGATVVESKSWEKRRLAYEIQDFREGLYHIVNVEANDDAALKEFDRLSKINADILRHMIVKLDA
- a CDS encoding DEAD/DEAH box helicase; translated protein: MSFTKFQFKNYIEKALEELKFTTPTEVQDKLIPIVLAGRDLVGESKTGSGKTHTFLLPIFQQLDEKSDSVQAVITAPSRELATQIYQAARQIAVHSDVEVRVVNCVGGTDKARQIEKLASNQPHIVIGTPGRIYDLVKSGDLAIHKAKTFVIDEADMTLDMGFLETVDKIAGSLPKNLQFMVFSATIPKNLQPFLKKYLSNPVMEKIKTKTVISDTIDNWLISTKGRDKNAQIYQLTQLMQPYLAMIFVNTKTRADELHAYLTAQGLKVAKIHGDIAPRERKRIMNQVKNLDFEYIVATDLAARGIDIEGVSHVINDAIPQDLSFFVHRVGRTGRNGLPGTAITLYQPSDDSDIRELEKLGIKFTPKMVKDGEFQDTYDRDRRANREKKQDKLDIEMIGLVKKKKKKVKPGYKKKIKWAVDEKRRKTKRAENRARGRAERKAKRQTF